From the genome of Rhineura floridana isolate rRhiFlo1 chromosome 7, rRhiFlo1.hap2, whole genome shotgun sequence, one region includes:
- the BCCIP gene encoding BRCA2 and CDKN1A-interacting protein: MATRAKRKRAGGPPASWEEEGGGEGVDSDSDEESDEEEEEEELNEEVNVEFEAHSLSDNDKNGIKKLLQQLFLKAPVNTADLTDILIQQNHIGSVIKQAEVLEESDDDEDDDDDEVFGIISLLNLTERKGTECAEQIKELVLSQCEKNCEQSMVEQLDKLLSDTTKPVGFLLSERFINVPPQIALPMHQQLQKELTEAQRTNKPCGKCYFYLLISKTFTDKKKNARKKGSRTHQKEELMFSNAEEEFFYEKSLLKFSYSVEEESDSCLGGRWSFEDVPMKPLRTVMVIPADRMNAIMDKLKEYLSV; this comes from the exons ATGGCCACTCGAGCTAAGCGAAAGAGAGCAGGAGGGCCGCCCGCTTCCTGGGAGGAGGAAGGCGGCGGCGAGGGGGTGGACTCGGACAGCGATGAAGAGagtgatgaggaagaggaggaagaagagttaAATGAG GAAGTAAATGTTGAATTTGAAGCACATTCATTATCTGATAATGATAAGAATGGAATAAAAAAATTACTGCAACAG CTGTTTCTAAAGGCTCCTGTTAATACAGCTGATCTGACTGATATATTGATACAACAAAATCACATTGGGAGTGTTATCAAG caAGCAGAAGTTTTAGaagaaagtgatgatgatgaagatgatgatgatgatgaggtttTTGGCATCATAAGCCTCTTAAACTTAACTGAAAGGAAG GGTACTGAATGTGCTGAACAAATTAAAGAGCTGGTTTTAAGCCAGTGTGAGAAGAACTGCGAGCAGAGTATGGTTGAACAGCTGGATAAGCTCCTAAGTGACACCACCAAGCCTGTGGGCTTCCTGCTAAGTGAAAGATTCATTAATGTACCTCCccagattgctctgcccatgcaCCAGCAACTGCA GAAAGAACTAACTGAAGCTCAAAGAACAAACAAACCTTGTGGAAAATGCTACTTCTATCTTCTAATTAGCAAGACTTTTACTGATAAGAAGAAGAATGCTAGAAAAAAGGGAAGCCGCACCCACCAGAAAGAAGAACTGATGTTTTCAAATGCTGAGGAAGAATTCTTTTATGAG AAATCACTTCTGAAGTTCAGTTACTCAGTAGAAGAGGAGAGTGATTCGTGTTTAGGAGGCAGATGGTCTTTTGAAGATGTACCCATGAAACCTTTACGAACTGTGATGGTAATCCCTGCTGACAGGATGAATGCTATCATGGATAAACTCAAAGAATATCTTTCTGTCTAA